A region of Culicoides brevitarsis isolate CSIRO-B50_1 chromosome 1, AGI_CSIRO_Cbre_v1, whole genome shotgun sequence DNA encodes the following proteins:
- the LOC134829806 gene encoding splicing regulatory glutamine/lysine-rich protein 1, whose amino-acid sequence MNKRGKRKTELVFNNEKRIEFLSGFSKRKSERKTKAKLALQKRMKNELKRIRKETKEGIKKNCKSFEPIKFPQFGDSDEENDENEEIIEDDQVTVSVKTLGVDELAQKHNWIGQNKGFVVESEESEAENEGETNVIPGFGGDEEDEQKKSTEKKAKKEAPVKKYESKKDIDKEMKKKTMKALKKSKTFKEKNRAKRSKDRQVSRRVKHFKEKTKSKSKHAFRDKRRAKEQ is encoded by the exons atgaataaaagagGAAAACGCAAGACAGAATTAGTTTTCAACAATGAAAAACGAAT TGAATTCTTATCCGGCTTCAGCAAACGCAAGTCAGAGAGAAAAACCAAAGCAAAACTTGCTTTACAGAAACGTATGAAGAACGAGTTGAAACGCATCcgaaaagaaacaaaagaaggaattaagaaaaattgcaaatccTTCGAACCCATCAAATTCCCCCAATTTGGCGATTCAGACGAGGAAAATGACGAAAACGAAGAAATAATCGAGGATGATCAAGTCACGGTTTCGGTAAAAACTCTCGGTGTCGACGAATTAGCACAAAAACACAACTGGATCGGGCAAAATAAGGGATTTGTCGTCGAATCTGAGGAGAGTGAGGCTGAAAATGAAGGCGAAACAAATGTCATTCCAGGCTTTGGCGGAGACGAAGAAGATGAACAAAAGAAATCTACGGAAAAGAAGGCGAAAAAGGAAGCTCCTGTCAAAAAATACGAATCTAAGAAGGATATTgacaaagaaatgaaaaagaaaaccaTGAAAGCCTTGAAGAaaagtaaaacttttaaagagaaaaatcgcGCGAAACGTTCAAAGGATCGTCAAGTATCGCGTCGCGTGAAACATTTCAAGGAAAAGACTAAAAGTAAGTCGAAACATGCGTTCCGTGATAAAAGACGTGCGAAAgagcaataa
- the LOC134831404 gene encoding short-chain specific acyl-CoA dehydrogenase, mitochondrial: MISVRKNIFRASALLRSKSRSQCTIKSRSIASLSTLPEQYQMLQKTCRDFADNELVPNAQKFDREHLYPKEQIAKMGELGLMAISVAEKYGGTGLDYLAYAIAMEEISRGCASAGVIMSVNNSLYLGPLEKFGNEEQKEKFVTPFTQGTKVGCFALSEPGNGSDAGAASTTAVLKGDHYVLNGTKCWITNGYEAESCVVFATTDKNLKHKGISAFIVPKNLPGFSLGKKEDKLGIRGSSTCSLIFEDCQIPKENLLGQPGMGFKIAMQTLDAGRIGIASQALGIAQASLECAVDYSNKRMAFGKPISKLQSIQNKIADMALQLESARLLTWRAAFLKDNHKPFTKEAAMAKLAASEAATFCSHQAIQVLGGMGYVTDMPAERHYRDARITEIYEGTSEIQKLVIAGNVLKEMS; this comes from the exons ATGATTTCtgtcagaaaaaatatttttagag CCTCCGCTCTCTTGAGATCAAAGTCCAGAAGTCAATGCACGATCAAATCCCGTTCAATAGCTTCACTTTCGACCCTTCCGGAGCAATATCAGATGCTTCAAAAGACGTGTCGGGACTTTGCGGATAACGAACTCGTCCCAAATGCCCAGAAATTCGATCGGGAGCATCTTTATCCGAAGGAACAAATTGCTAAAATGGGCGAATTGGGTCTCATGGCGATTTCTGTAGCGGAAAAATACGGCGGAACAGGCTTGGATTATCTCGCGTACGCTATTGCCATGGAAGAAATTTCACGGGGATGTGCCTCGGCGGGAGTTATCATGTCTGTGAATAATTCTTTGTACCTCGGACCTTTGGAGAAGTTTGGAAATGAAGagcaaaaggaaaaattcgTTACGCCATTCACGCAGGGCACAAAAGTTGGATGTTTTGCCTTGAGTGAGCCCGGAAATGGATCAGATGCGGGAGCTGCTTCGACCACAGCCGTACTAAAAGGCGATCATTACGTCTTGAATGGCACAAAATGTTGGATCACGAACGGATATGAGGCAGAATCGTGCGTTGTCTTTGCCACAACTGACAAAAATCTCAAACATAAGGGAATTTCCGCGTTTATTGTGCCGAAAAACCTTCCCGGATTCAGTTTAGGGAAGAAAGAAGACAAATTAGGTATTCGCGGGTCATCTACTTGTTCCTTAATTTTCGAAGACTGTCAAATCCCCAAAGAAAATCTCCTCGGGCAACCCGGAATGGGCTTCAAAATTGCCATGCAAACGCTCGATGCAGGCAGAATCGGAATTGCGTCGCAAGCGTTGGGCATTGCGCAAGCTTCTCTCGAATGCGCCGTCGATTACAGCAACAAACGAATGGCTTTTGGTAAGCCAATTTCGAAATTGCAAAGTATTCAGAACAAAATTGCCGACATGGCGTTGCAATTGGAGTCAGCGAGACTTTTGACGTGGCGCGCGGCATTTTTGAAAGACAATCACAAACCTTTTACGAAAGAAGCGGCGATGGCGAAATTAGCTGCGAGTGAAGCGGCAACTTTTTGCTCGCATCAAGCCATTCAAGTGCTCGGAGGAATGGGATATGTTACGGATATGCCGGCGGAGAGACATTATCGTGATGCAAGGATTACGGAAATTTATGAGGGAACGTCGGAGATTCAAAAGTTGGTTATTGCGGGAAATGTTTTGAAGGAGATgagctaa
- the LOC134837116 gene encoding 26S proteasome non-ATPase regulatory subunit 12, which yields MGVEDFAMDTTTSKQDNDFSKDVDEKLESFKGLDVKTNFITILDGLYSLEKTTRLGGDAISTGRVLVAIVQLCYNAENWNGLNENILVFVKKRSQLKQSIVAMVQEAMTFIDRMPNKEEKLKLIDTLRTATEGKIYVENERARISKILAEIKEKDGDIASASKILEEVQVDTFGTMEKKEKVEFILEQMRLLIENEDLIKAQIVAKKINIKFFADNQNVDLKFKYYDLMIRMDCDSSFIRTSRHYQAMVDTDLVFQTTERRQKMMVCAILYCILSPYDNEQNDMMERLAKNKVIEEIPVYKHLLQLFLSKELIDWNSLNNQYKAELLTLPVFDTNTKHGIKCWKELRSRAIEYNIRIISNYYTRIYLNRLSELLLLNESETEKHLSNLIVAGTIKAKIDRPSGVVNFAVHRDLNEKLNLWSNGLKDLMNLIDKTSHLIEKEHCVQQALFQMAD from the coding sequence ATGGGAGTTGAGGATTTTGCCATGGATACGACGACATCGAAGCAAGACAATGACTTCAGCAAAGATGTCGACGAGAAATTAGAGTCTTTTAAAGGGCTCGATGTCAAAACCAACTTCATTACGATCCTCGACGGGCTCTATTCCTTGGAGAAAACGACTCGTTTGGGAGGGGATGCGATCAGCACTGGTCGAGTCCTCGTCGCTATCGTGCAACTTTGTTACAATGCCGAGAATTGGAACGGTTTGAACGAAAATATCCTggttttcgtgaaaaaaaggtCGCAACTCAAGCAATCCATTGTCGCAATGGTACAAGAAGCCATGACTTTCATCGATCGCATGCCAAACAAAGAGGAGAAGCTGAAACTTATCGATACGCTTCGCACGGCAACcgaaggaaaaatttacgTTGAGAACGAACGGGCGAGAATTAGCAAGATTTTGGCGGAGATCAAGGAAAAAGATGGCGATATCGCTTCCGCTTCGAAAATTTTGGAGGAAGTTCAAGTCGATACTTTCGGAACGAtggaaaagaaggaaaaagtcGAATTTATTCTCGAACAGATGAGATTGCTGATCGAAAATGAGGATTTGATTAAAGCTCAAATCGTggcgaagaaaattaatataaaatttttcgcggATAACCAAAATGTcgacttaaaattcaaatattacgACTTGATGATCCGCATGGATTGCGATTCGTCGTTCATTCGCACTTCCCGGCATTATCAAGCGATGGTCGATACCGATTTGGTGTTCCAAACGACGGAGCGTCGGCAAAAAATGATGGTTTGTGCGATTTTGTACTGCATTTTGTCGCCCTATGACAACGAGCAGAACGACATGATGGAACgtttggcaaaaaataaagttatcgAGGAAATTCCCGTCTACAAGCACTTGTTGCAACTTTTCCTCTCGAAGGAACTCATCGATTGGAACAGCTTGAACAACCAATACAAGGCCGAACTTCTCACGTTGCCCGTTTTTGACACCAACACCAAACACGGCATCAAATGTTGGAAGGAACTTCGTTCGCGTGCCATCGAATACAACATTCGCATCATTTCGAACTACTACACGCGAATCTACTTGAACCGCTTATCCGAGTTGCTGCTCTTGAACGAATCCGAAACGGAGAAACATTTGTCGAATTTGATTGTTGCTGGAACGATTAAAGCGAAAATCGATCGTCCTTCGGGTGTTGTGAATTTCGCTGTGCATCGCGATTTGAATGAGAAACTTAATTTGTGGTCGAACGGATTGAAGGACTTGATGAATTTGATCGACAAAACGTCGCATTTGATCGAGAAGGAGCACTGTGTGCAACAAGCCTTGTTCCAAATGGCGGATtag
- the LOC134830533 gene encoding E3 ubiquitin-protein ligase SH3RF1, protein MDVSKLNELLECSVCLNTLDISSKVLPCQHTFCKNCLKEIVESHKELRCPECRVLVTIPVDDLPPNVLLTRILEGMKNAANQATSATNNASPSHETASKVKQEPPTTESTPVSVPENVGGGNVKMKHPHAKAIYDFNSKESGDLNFKKSDIILLKKKIDQNWYIGELNSRTGSFPINHVQIIVPLPVAQCKSLYDFKMKPNEEEGCLTFKKGTVINVLRRVDQNWAEGRIDDAIGIFPISFVEMNAVAKQLMEVSAKNMQLSSSTSSHPMTTSSSSSAATNVRTVPIPPFETTFNNSTNASDSSTTTSTSPHSTPSNTSSSNSSTAPNSPINSQDTENLVVTVQARPITTREKRNSLTALISTGNGGNIASHASNRHSAEILSVPELENVQPGTGNQKSETVRRPERTHHRSKSGHHNPQQTHIQPYVALYPYKPQKPDELELKKGSVYYVLDKCQDGWFKGVNRQQKSGVFPGNYVAPIRTRATDNSSGNSHSSNQKGQPIFISRDNYQKTLQPPPDLPPRNNAQQSTGSSLSNWSKTLHMDSLFSRKSNENSLTQDPSPNVSLNSSNESQNRSATKEKKDSTAMSFVKRLTKRSKSPSTSTGAYSMDNPVFEDSSVSGPTTSAGGAKNIHLSHPVHVRSGSCPSQLLQNIPMDVINQANQGSGPFVYGSQRIKGHKERPSMAHLRTNVDLTISAANNRLRNAQTSNQSSMMSVSATQAATPSSVVTANNPSSNHHHRKSQSLDASSLIGPVANENKANRGASAVQSSSNGGNHTRERYRCIVPYPPNSEYELELRVGDIVFVTKKRENGWFKGQHQRSGRIGLFPSSFVQPDI, encoded by the exons ATGGATGTCTCGAAGTTAAACGAGCTTCTGGAATGCTCTGTCTGTCTCAATACGCTCGATATCTCGAGCAAAGTTCTTCCGTGTCAACACACGTTCTGCAAAAACTGCCTTAAg GAAATTGTCGAAAGTCACAAGGAATTGCGATGCCCGGAATGTCGTGTTTTGGTAACGATCCCCGTCGACGACTTGCCGCCCAACGTTTTGCTCACACGAATTTTGGAAGGCATGAAAAACGCCGCGAATCAGGCAACAAGTGCGACAAACAATGCAAGTCCATCGCACGAAACGGCCTCAAAAGTGAAACAAGAACCGCCAACGACGGAATCGACGCCCGTTTCTGTGCCCGAAAATGTCGGCGGCGGCAATGTCAAGATGAAACATCCCCATGCAAAGGCAATTTACGACTTTAATTCGAAGGAAAGTGGcgatttgaactttaaaaagtccgatattattttgttgaagAAGAAAATCGATCAGAATTGGTATATTGGGGAGTTGAATAGTCGAACGGGGTCTTTTCCGATCAATCATGTGCAAATAATTGTACCGCTTCCTGTGGCACAATGCAAAAGTCTTTATGATTTCAAGATGAAACCGAATGAGGAGGAGGGTTGTTTGACGTTCAAGAAGGGAACAGTGATCAATGTGTTGCGTCGCGTCGATCAGAATTGGGCGGAAGGAAGAATTGACGATGCAATTGGCATTTTTCCAATTTCCTTTGTTGAGATGAATGCCGTTGCGAAGCAGCTGATGGAGGTTTCTGcgaaaaa cATGCAACTCTCATCGTCAACATCATCGCATCCAATGACAACTTCCTCGTCATCGTCTGCCGCAACAAACGTTCGTACCGTGCCTATACCGCCGTTCGAGACGACATTCAATAACAGCACAAACGCGAGTGACAGTTCGACAACAACTTCAACGAGTCCCCATTCGACGCCCAGCAACACGAGTTCAAGCAATTCAAGCACGGCGCCCAATAGCCCGATCAATAGTCAAGATACGGAAAATTTAGTTGTAACAGTGCAGGCACGTCCCATCACGACACGCGAAAAGCGAAATTCGCTCACGGCGTTGATCAGCACGGGAAATGGCGGAAATATCGCGAGTCACGCCTCGAATCGTCATTCGGCGGAGATTTTGAGTGTGCCTGAGTTGGAAAATGTTCAACCGGGGACAGGAAATCAAAAGAGTGAGACAGTTCGGAGACCCGAGAGAACGCATCATCGCTCGAAATCGGGACATCATAATCCGCAACAAACTCACATTCAGCCATATGTCGCCTTATATCCGTACAAGCCGCAAAAACCCGATGAGTTGGAATTGAAAAAAGGAt cTGTTTATTATGTATTAGACAAATGTCAAGATGGTTGGTTCAAAGGCGTCAATCGTCAACAAAAATCAGGAGTCTTTCCGGGAAATTATGTTGCTCCAATTCGAACACGAGCCACGGataat tcATCTGGCAACTCACACTCCTCGAATCAAAAGGGACAACCAATCTTCATCTCACGcgataattatcaaaaaacgcTCCAACCGCCTCCCGATCTTCCGCCGCGCAACAATGCTCAACAATCCACGGGCTCGAGTTTGTCGAATTGGAGCAAAACGCTTCACATGGATTCACTTTTCAGCAGAAAAAGTAACGAAAACTCCCTAACTCAAGACCCATCTCCGAATGTTTCCCTCAATTCGAGTAACGAATCGCAAAATCGCTCTGCCACAAAGGAGAAAAAAGACTCGACCGCCATGAGTTTCGTGAAACGCTTAACAAAACGAAGCAAATCTCCGTCAACATCTACCGGAGCTTACTCCATGGATAATCCCGTGTTTGAAGATTCATCGGTTTCTGGTCCAACAACGTCTGCGGGAGgcgcaaaaaatattcatttgtcACATCCGGTTCACgtgag atccGGAAGTTGTCCAAGTCAACTTTTGCAAAATATCCCCATGGATGTGATAAATCAAGCAAATCAAGGAAGCGGTCCGTTCGTTTATGGCTCGCAACGTATCAAGGGACACAAGGAACGTCCTTCAATGGCACA cctTCGAACGAACGTAGATCTGACAATAAGTGCCGCCAATAATCGCTTACGCAATGCACAAACATCAAATCAGTCGTCCATGATGAGTGTTTCAGCGACGCAAGCTGCAACGCCATCGTCTGTCGTCACCGCCAACAATCCGTCAAGTAATCATCACCACCGAAAGTCACAAAGTCTCGATGCGAGTAGCTTAATTGGGCCTGTAGCGAACGAAAATAAGGCAAATCGTGGGGCTTCTGCGGTCCAAAGTTCAAGTAACGGCGGAAATCACACACGAGAAAG atatcgCTGCATCGTCCCGTATCCTCCAAATAGCGAATATGAGCTTGAATTACGCGTCGGCGACATCGTCTTTGTCACAAAGAAACGCGAAAACGGTTGGTTCAAGGGACAACATCAACGTTCGGGACGAATTGGACTTTTTCCGTCGTCCTTCGTGCAACctgacatataa
- the LOC134831915 gene encoding something about silencing protein 10 gives MPDKINFDIDNYEPSDSEEEYTAREKSLISKVRESNKKRVESDEEVLGFSDDDEQDSDLDNDEIKKFQDTASEGEEDDDLPDSRAWGKKKRAYYNTDFVDKDYSQYTQEEEELAAQEWEEAKQIRQRLTKQLNDNDFSLDVFSTEKGDAKASKEEEAEQDEAKLKTDLTDLSEREKKQLFKRDAPEFEGLVNDMLSHLEESETLLTPFLDYCKENLVEEIPVIKFVKTFNSLLLNYSNNVSFYLLLKSKRVPIKNHPVVKRLVQVRKLIEQLNERYQDIVRPQIEAFLEDLKANNVKGITTLKPQNTKSKKMLNIMKPFEEDNISEEEEIDEDEPKMKKLRTEDDEEGMEVDEKDAEEEGDEEEMGKRSITYQMSKNKGLHQRKKPENRNPRVKNKNKYRKAVIRRKGSVREVRKETSRYGGEATGIKAFVKRSVTIK, from the coding sequence ATGCCTGATAAAATCAACTTCGACATCGATAATTACGAGCCATCGGATTCCGAGGAGGAATACACGGCTCGTGAAAAGTCTCTCATCTCCAAAGTGCGcgaaagcaacaaaaaacgcGTCGAAAGTGACGAAGAAGTCCTTGGATtttccgacgacgacgagcaaGACTCCGATTTAGACAACGAcgagatcaaaaaattccaagaTACCGCGAGCGAAGGCGAAGAAGACGACGATTTGCCGGATTCTCGAGCTTGGGGCAAGAAAAAACGCGCTTATTACAACACAGATTTCGTCGACAAGGATTACTCGCAATACACGCAAGAGGAGGAAGAATTGGCAGCACAAGAATGGGAAGAAGCAAAACAAATCCGACAACGATTGACGAAGCAGTTGAACGACAATGACTTCTCGTTGGATGTTTTTTCGACGGAAAAAGGCGACGCAAAAGCTTCGAAAGAGGAAGAAGCGGAACAAGATGAAGCAAAACTCAAAACAGACCTCACCGATTTGTCGGAACGCGAGAAAAAGCAACTTTTTAAACGAGATGCGCCCGAATTCGAGGGTTTAGTGAACGATATGTTGTCACATTTGGAGGAAAGTGAGACACTTTTGACGCCTTTCTTGGATTATTGCAAGGAAAATTTGGTCGAAGAGATTCCCGTCATCAAATTTGTGAAAACTTTCAACAGTTTGCTGCTGAATTACAGCAACAACGTGAGTTTTTACCTCCTTTTGAAGTCAAAACGGGTCCCGATCAAGAATCATCCCGTCGTCAAACGTCTCGTGCAAGTCCGAAAACTCATCGAGCAACTAAACGAACGTTACCAAGACATCGTTCGTCCCCAAATCGAGGCATTTTTGGAAGATTTGAAGGCAAATAATGTCAAAGGGATCACGACATTGAAGccacaaaacacaaaatccaAGAAAATGTTGAACATCATGAAGCCTTTCGAAGAAGACAACATcagcgaagaagaagaaatagaCGAAGACGAGccaaaaatgaagaaacttCGAACGGAAGACGACGAGGAAGGCATGGAAGTCGATGAAAAAGACGCCGAAGAAGAGggagacgaagaagaaatgGGCAAACGAAGCATTACGTACCAAATGTCGAAGAACAAGGGATTGCATCAACGAAAGAAACCCGAAAACCGGAATCCAAGGGTCAAGAACAAGAACAAATATCGCAAGGCAGTCATCCGGCGAAAGGGATCTGTGCGAGAGGTGCGTAAAGAAACGTCGAGATATGGCGGAGAAGCGACAGGAATTAAGGCATTTGTTAAACGGAGTGTTactattaagtaa
- the LOC134829635 gene encoding squamous cell carcinoma antigen recognized by T-cells 3, whose protein sequence is MSEEKEDMEVVEIDDDTLSSESEDEEADNQNLLLYLEALQRINENKYSYNDYIQLVDVSFKISDLDKIREAYDLFAAVFPIAPNLWAKRLKIESSLASTEEDLVYVDKLYKKALGDYFCAEIAFEYADFLIKLPNPVNFWNEILYPYALDCMKGSQIFKLWRENVYEELEETPEKPQAICDFFESEIELPLFALDDTFLEFKSFYETHKEQLSTCDWSKIEEKYQKTRKTLQLILPFEKKLNQLDKGSHQDRANLYREYIETCRKSLPTKIVVVLYERMVTDCCLDANVWLDYVTFLQENKDSMEKLRSEHNSVVFRQTPLDVINRSLRNCTWSHLLYIEKMRIMEQNDAKWEDVQTILEEATVAGFQTPEPIVSIWLEYLTYLARKTDFQKDTERENLRRNFQFAWDTLGRDWGALADSQCKILQYWSKLEYGKLGSAVKGRDLWYTVMESSDNSTKASLWIEFAYLELQRGLEAARKIYKKAVSTPNMDDLESLVSSWIQFERCYGSLAQLKSCQEYCLPILAHHRHRKQTKGSRKGDEKPQKGAKNEENRKSDTKTTKRKNQEEENAGNSEDKGKKKLKAAETDDELPCALEHVKLNQDLHKEGDTEIDKSKDHVTVFFSNLNYDITEDRIKASFPELSIKNVNLIKNATGKTRGYGYIELDSELEVEKALALDRKELDGRPVYISKINRDKSERQKFRYATDLEPNKLFVRGLPFEMTQEQVHELFAKYGKLKDVRLVVHKSGKSKGFAYVEFENKNDASNAILKLDQTDLQGFKLQVAISAPPPRAKQETKRREFPVNLGGAKRQVHQGDAKPRISLIPMSVQKKVLGAETQNKPKSNEEFRKMLLNK, encoded by the exons atgtccGAGGAAAAGGAAGATATGGAAGTTGTCGAGATC gacgACGATACATTGTCTTCTGAGAGCGAAGATGAAGAAGCCGACAACCAAAATCTTCTCCTGTACCTCGAGGCGCTTCAGAGAATCAACGAGAACAAGTACAGCTATAACGATTACATCCAACTCGTCGATGTTTCATT taaaatttctgACTTGGATAAAATTCGTGAGGCATACGATTTATTCGCTGCAGTTTTTCCCATTGCCCCGAATTTGTGGGCTAAAAGGCTTAAAATCGAGTCTTCGCTGGCTTCGACGGAAGAAGATCTCGTTTATGTCgataaattatacaaaaaagccCTCGGGGATTACTTTTGTGCTGAAATCGCCTTCGAATATGcggattttttgatcaaacttCCCAATCCGGTCAACTTTTGGAACGAAATTTTGTATCCTTATGCCTTGGATTGCATGAAAGGGtcgcaaattttcaaactttggCGTGAAAATGTATATGAAGAGCTCGAAGAGACGCCGGAAAAGCCTCAAGCCATATGTGATTTCTTCGAAAGTGAGATTGAGCTGCCTTTATTCGCGCTTGACGATACTTTTTTGGAGTTTAAATCGTTTTACGAGACGCATAAGGAGCAACTTTCGACCTGTGATTGGagtaaaatcgaagaaaaatatcaaaaaacacgaaaaacttTACAACTAATCTTaccttttgagaaaaaattgaatcagcTCGATAAGGGAAGTCATCAGGACCGTGCCAATTTGTATCGTGAATACATCGAGACGTGTCGAAAAAGTCTTCCAACGAAAATTGTCGTTGTTTTGTACGAACGAATGGTCACCGATTGTTGCTTGGATGCCAATGTTTGGTTGGATTACGTCacttttttgcaagaaaacaAAGATTCTATGGAAAAACTTCGTTCCGAGCACAATTCTGTGGTTTTTCGACAAACGCCGCTCGATGTTATAAATCGCTCGTTGCGAAATTGCACATGGAGTCACTTGTTGTACATCGAAAAAATGCGAATTATGGAGCAAAATGACGCAAAATGGGAAGATGTTCAAACAATTTTGGAAGAAGCAACTGTGGCGGGCTTCCAAACGCCCGAACCGATCGTCAGTATTTGGCTGGAGTACCTCACATATCTCGCCCGGAAGACAGATTTTCAAAAAGACACCGAACGAGAGAATCTCCGGCGCAATTTTCAGTTCGCATGGGACACTTTAGGACGAGATTGGGGCGCTTTAGCGGATTCGCAATGCAAAATCCTGCAATATTGGAGCAAGCTGGAGTATGGAAAGTTGGGAAGTGCAGTAAAGGGACGCGATTTGTGGTATACCGTCATGGAAAGTTCGGATAATTCGACGAAAGCGAGTCTCTGGATCGAATTTGCGTATCTTGAACTGCAACGAGGACTCGAAGCAGCacgaaaaatctacaaaaaagcAGTTTCAACCCCAAATATGGATGATTTGGAGTCTCTTGTGTCTTCGTGGATCCAATTTGAGCGTTGTTACGGTTCATTGGCTCAGTTAAAGTCGTGTCAGGAATATTGTTTGCCCATTTTAGCGCATCATAGACACCGAAAACAGACAAAGGGATCGAGAAAAGGCGATGAAAAGCCCCAAAAAGGCgcgaaaaatgaggaaaatcgAAAATCTGACACGAAAACGACCAAAAGAAAGAATCAAGAGGAAGAAAATGCGGGAAATTCCGAAgataaaggcaaaaaaaagttaaaagcagCTGAAACGGATGATGAATTGCCGTGTGCGTTGGAGCATGTGAAGCTAAATCAAGACCTACACAAGGAAGGGGATACGGAAATCGATAAATCCAAAGATCACGTGACAGTTTTCTTTAGCAATCTTAATTACGACATCACCGAAGATCGTATAAAGGCGAGTTTTCCGGAATTGTCgatcaaaaatgtaaatttaatcaaaaatgcgACAGGAAAAACGCGTGGATACGGTTATATCGAGTTAGACTCAGAgttagaagttgaaaaagcCCTCGCTCTCGATCGCAAAGAGCTCGATGGACGTCCCGTGTACATTTCCAAGATAAATCGGGACAAAAGTGAACGTCAAAAATTCCGTTACGCCACAGATTTGGAGCCAAATAAGCTTTTTGTGCGTGGTTTGCCCTTCGAAATGACCCAAGAACAAGTTCACGAGCTCTTCGCCAAATACGGAAAACTCAAGGACGTTCGTTTAGTCGTGCATAAAAGCGGAAAATCCAAGGGATTCGCATATGTCGAGTTTGAGAACAAAAATGACGCGAGCAATGCAATACTGAAACTCGATCAAACGGATTTGCAAGGCTTTAAATTGCAAGTTGCCATTTCGGCGCCGCCTCCGAGAGCGAAACAGGAAACAAAACGGCGTGAATTTCCCGTGAATTTGGGCGGAGCGAAGAGACAGGTACATCAAGGAGATGCTAAGCCGAGAATTTCGTTGATTCCGATGAGTGTGCAGAAGAAAGTTCTTGGCGCCGAGACACAAAACAAGCCGAAGTCGAATGAAGAGTTTAGAAAAATGCTTTTgaacaagtaa
- the LOC134829719 gene encoding probable dimethyladenosine transferase, whose protein sequence is MPKVKAEKKSRIHGEVQRQGIQFNKDFGQHILKNPLIIEAMLEKAAVRPTDVVLEVGPGTGNLTVKMLEKTKKVVACEIDPRLVAELQKRVQGTPLQHKLQILIGDALKTELPFFDLCIANVPYQISSPLVFKLLLHRPFFRCAVLMFQREFAQRLVAKPGDKLYCRLSINTQLLARVDMLMKVGKNNFRPPPKVESSVVRIEPKNPPPPINFTEWDGLTRIAFLRKNKTLAAAFKQTAVMSTLEKNYRLHCSLNNQAIDPEFNIKTKVEDILMELGAEKLRARTMDIDDFMRVLHGFNSQGIHFS, encoded by the exons atgccCAAAGTTAAGGCAGAAAAGAAGAGTCGGATTCATGGCGAGGTTCAACGTCAAg gaATCCAATTCAACAAGGATTTTGGTCAACATATCCTGAAAAATCCTCTGATTATCGAAGCGATGTTGGAAAAAGCTGCTGTTCGACCCACAGACGTAGTTTTGGAAGTTGGGCCCGGCACAGGAAATTTAACCGTAAAAATGTtggagaaaacaaaaaaagtcgtCGCTTGTGAAATCGATCCTCGTCTCGTTGCGGAGCTCCAAAAACGTGTTCAAGGCACGCCATTACAACACAAACTTCAAATTCTCATCGGAGACGCGCTCAAGACAGAACTTCCCTTTTTCGATTTGTGCATCGCCAATGTTCCGTATCAAATTTCGTCGCCGCTTGTCTTCAAACTTTTGCTTCATCGCCCGTTTTTTCGCTGCGCTGTTCTCATGTTTCAACGGGAATTCGCCCAACGTCTCGTCGCAAAGCCCGGAGATAAACTTTATTGTCGCTTGAGTATCAATACACAGCTGCTGGCGCGCGTTGATATGCTCATGAAAGtcgggaaaaataatttcaggcCTCCGCCAAAAGTTGAATCGAGTGTCGTGAGAATTGAGCCGAAAAATCCGCCGCCTCCGATTAACTTCACGGAATGGGATGGTTTGACGCGGATTGCGTTTTTGCGGAAAAATAAGACGTTGGCAGCTGCCTTTAAGCAAACCGCTGTGATGAGTACGCTCGAGAAGAATTACAGACTTCATTGTTCGCTGAATAATCAGGCGATTGATCCGGAATTTAATATCAAGACGAAAGTCGAGGATATTTTGATGGAATTGGGAGCGGAAAAGTTGCGGGCACGAACGATGGATATTGATGACTTTATGCGCGTTTTACATGGGTTTAATTCACAAGgaattcatttttcataa